Proteins from a genomic interval of Crassostrea angulata isolate pt1a10 chromosome 7, ASM2561291v2, whole genome shotgun sequence:
- the LOC128156320 gene encoding peptidyl-prolyl cis-trans isomerase FKBP14-like, with the protein MENMALLNIKRFALFFVFICCVACNIVTEEGVEIEIITPPANDCVQIKIGDWVSVLYNMTKSCGKPLESTYNIGSKNKTVPQEYYFGVDSRNGVVIGLAGACKGERRKLLIPSPLMSRDPEIAGDTLIYDAIVADHVVAEDKHRLREFWSMDWNTDQYIDLEELDMALSREGFLENILQDNSGIENMSDMIIGVFDKDGDEALDRDEFFEMHRNINISKPEEEPPTTVEEPESKRRRRKRDEL; encoded by the exons ATGGAAAATATGGCTTTGCTAAACATTAAGAGATTTGCATTATTTTTCGTGTTCATTTGTTGTGTTGCGTGTAATATTGTAACGGAAGAAGGGGTTGAAATTGAGATTATAACTCCCCCTGCAAATGACTGTGTTCAAATCAAGATTGGAGACTGGGTTTCGGTGTTATATAATATGACAAAATCTTGTGGAAAACCCCTTGAATCAACATACAATATTGg CTCAAAGAACAAGACTGTGCCACAGGAATATTATTTTGGCGTCGATTCAAGAAACGGTGTAGTAATTGGGTTAGCGGGTGCCTGCAAAGGAGAGAGAAGGAAGTTGTTGATTCCATCACCTCTTATGTCAAGAGATCCTGAAA TTGCAGGCGACACTCTTATATATGACGCAATCGTAGCAGACCACGTGGTAGCGGAGGACAAACACAGATTGAGAGAATTTTGGTCCATGGATTGGAATACTGACCAATATATAGATCTTGAAGAG CTCGACATGGCTCTTTCACGGGAGGGATTTTTGGAAAACATACTCCAGGATAACTCTGGAATAGAGAATATGTCTGACATGATCATTGGTGTGTTTGATAAAGATGGCGATGAAGCATTGGACCGTGACGAGTTTTTCGAAATGCACAGAAATATTAACATATCAAAACCAGAGGAGGAACCACCAACCACCGTGGAGGAGCCTGAATCAAAGCGCAGGCGAAGGAAAAGGGATGAACTTTAG
- the LOC128156597 gene encoding uncharacterized protein LOC128156597 has translation MSLMSIISIWGLFLLFLSHSQASDDELKVEVLYKPRICMKKSQTNNMLKVQYKVFFENGTLFHSSYEKDQVMHVPLGLEHPSSDVETGFREMCVGEKRLLTVPHHGQGDRDLPLQNGGVIPANTPLLYEVELIEIEDKIDVKQGFESIDLDGDNHITLEEIMEQIKTIQASGIGLKHEVLEDLYQNLLTAADVNKDGKISIDEYRDILPHDFRDEL, from the exons ATGAGTCTGATGAGTATTATTTCAATTTGGGGGTTGTTTCTCCTCTTTTTGTCCCATAGTCAGGCGTCTGATGATGAACTGAAAGTGGAAGTTTTATACAAACCGAGGATCTGCATGAAAAAATCACAGACCAACAATATGTTGAAAGTTCAATACAAAGTGTTTTTTGAAAACGGGACTCTATTTCACTCAAG ctaTGAAAAGGACCAGGTCATGCACGTTCCCCTGGGTCTTGAACACCCGTCAAGTGATGTGGAGACCGGTTTCAGGGAGATGTGTGTTGGGGAAAAGAGGCTCCTGACGGTCCCGCACCACGGCCAGGGGGACAGGGACCTACCCCTACAAAATG GCGGTGTGATTCCAGCGAACACCCCCCTCTTGTATGAGGTGGAATTGATAGAGATTGAGGATAAAATAGATGTTAAACAGGGCTTTGAGTCCATTGACCTCGACGGGGATAACCACATCACGCTAGAAGAA ATTATGGAACAAATCAAAACGATCCAGGCGTCGGGAATCGGCCTCAAGCATGAGGTTCTGGAAGATCTGTACCAAAACCTGTTAACAGCCGCCGATGTGAACAAGGATGGAAAGATATCAATAGACGAATACAGAGACATCCTCCCCCACGATTTTAGAGACGAATTATAA
- the LOC128156801 gene encoding FK506-binding protein 2-like: protein MVSSKCVLLLSIVWFVGTLGQFFQDDVFVDVEDYAEQCETVAKENEIFLVHYRAFLPDGTEFFSSYDLPHPVVLLPENTQTEIKGLRKGIVGMCVGEVRSITVPAYLGYGDQEHITKKGIKIPANSELVYQVRLLFTNDADQLGDAFDAIDNNRDGYLDRQEIRYQLAILEGEAAATDMGFGEEDANEKLVELMFTNNDKDQDGRLSRSEYLGVLYRDGEL, encoded by the exons ATGGTCTCTTCCAAGTGTGTCCTGCTGTTGTCCATTGTCTGGTTTGTTGGGACTTTGGGACAGTTTTTTCAAGATGACGTGTTTGTTGATGTAGAAGATTATGCGGAGCAATGTGAAACGGTTGCCAAGGAGAACGAGATTTTCCTGGTCCATTACCGGGCATTCCTGCCAGACGGAACAGAGTTCTTTTCTAG CTACGATTTGCCGCATCCAGTTGTTTTGCTTCCAGAAAATACACAGACAGAAATAAAAGGGTTAAGGAAAGGCATTGTGGGTATGTGTGTGGGAGAGGTAAGATCTATAACCGTCCCCGCGTACCTGGGATACGGTGACCAAGAACACATCACAAAGAAAG GGATCAAGATTCCTGCAAACTCGGAATTGGTGTACCAAGTAAGGCTCCTGTTTACAAATGACGCTGACCAGCTAGGAGACGCTTTCGACGCCATTGATAACAATAGGGACGGTTATCTTGATCGTCAAGAG ATCCGATATCAACTCGCCATTCTGGAGGGCGAGGCTGCAGCAACAGACATGGGGTTTGGCGAAGAAGACGCAAACGAAAAACTTGTCGAACTGATGTTTACGAATAACGACAAGGACCAAGATGGCCGACTTTCCCGCAGCGAGTATCTTGGAGTTCTCTATAGAGACGGAGAACTCTGA
- the LOC128192077 gene encoding calpain-5-like, which yields MDNISGVISGLFESATPYKNQKYSHLKKECISAGKLFEDPVFPTVASSLSYTGYAPRDIVWKRPGEIASDPKFFDEGASADDFAQGSLGNCWFVAACACIAEDKSLLKKIVPDYEEQEWSKDNKYAGIFHFRFWQMGEWIDVVIDDRLPTRHGELVYVQSRSKNEFWSALLEKAYAKIFGDYESLKGGQAKDAMVDMTGGVGEALELRDYTKTEEDKLKLFKILRKCKEHHSLISAAIPVTSANDMEAQLSCGLVKGHAYSVNAVKKVRLGKGLMSHFNKEKILMIRCRNPWGGTEWKGAWSDGSPEWEKISSSEKKDMGLTFDEDGDFWMTFDDFLTYYTSMDICHIVNTSLITFHKSWKEGKAFGEWKKDKCGGCPNYNTFLKNPQFVFDVELEEDELMVSLEQWDKRIDRELGKENDTIGFFIMKADINRKYRMHDKLEKVHSGTYSNARNQFSRLTLKQGRYCIIPSTFEPNCPGRFLLRVYADKNPDLKELYLDEPPPPSSGFLGIGSKKPKVAATQIMILKAEGLEVQDKDGFSDPYCVVFCEKKKVTTPVIRNNINPEFNERITVYHRKPDEDITVEIWNLNMMRDRFMAMCTIKMSERSKFDGHHVFRYELFGKDKEASVQKPGTLWLRLLHTTDMTKV from the exons ATGGACAACATATCAGG TGTGATATCGGGGCTCTTCGAGTCGGCCACTCCATACAAGAACCAGAAGTACAGCCACCTAAAGAAGGAATGCATCAGTGCTGGGAAACTTTTTGAGGATCCAGTTTTTCCAACAGTGGCCAGTTCTCTGTCCTACACTGGATATGCACCCCGAGACATTGTCTGGAAAAGACCAGGG gaAATAGCCAGTGATCCAAAGTTTTTCGATGAGGGTGCGAGCGCTGATGACTTTGCCCAAGGATCCCTGGGAAACTGTTGGTTTGTGGCCGCCTGCGCTTGTATTGCCGAGGATAAGTCGTTGTTGAAAAAG aTTGTGCCTGACTATGAGGAACAAGAGTGGAGCAAGGATAACAAGTATGCTGGGATATTCCACTTCCGATTCTGGCAGATGGGGGAGTGGATTGATGTTGTCATTGATGACCGTCTCCCCACCAGACATGGAGAACTAGTTTACGTACAGTCACGCAGCAAAAACGAGTTCTGGTCTGCCCTTCTAGAGAAAGCTTATGCAAA AATTTTTGGAGATTATGAGTCGTTGAAAGGGGGACAAGCCAAGGATGCAATGGTGGACATGACGGGAGGAGTAGGGGAGGCACTCGAGCTGAGGGACTACACAAAGACAGAAGAGGACAAGCTCAAGTTGTTCAAAATTCTCCGCAAGTGCAAGGAGCATCACTCCCTCATCAGTGCTGCAATACCG GTGACCAGTGCCAATGATATGGAGGCTCAGTTATCTTGTGGGTTGGTCAAAGGCCACGCCTACAGTGTCAATGCAGTGAAGAAGGTCAGACTGGGGAAGGGCCTTATGTCCCACTTCAACAAGGAGAAAATCCTGATGATCCGCTGCCGTAATCCATGGGGCGGGACCGAGTGGAAAGGAGCTTGGAGTGATGG ATCACCTGAATGGGAGAAAATCAGTTCCAGTGAGAAGAAAGACATGGGTCTTACATTTGATGAAGATGGAGACTTTTG GATGACCTTTGATGACTTCCTGACCTACTATACATCGATGGACATTTGCCACATTGTGAACACATCCTTAATTACTTTCCACAAATCCTGGAAGGAAGGCAAGGCATTTGGAGAGTGGAAGAAGGATAAGTGTGGAGGATGCCCCAATTATAACACATTTCTTAAAAACCCGCAG TTTGTTTTTGATGTTGAATTGGAAGAAGATGAATTGATGGTATCATTGGAACAATGGGACAAACGAATAGATCGTGAACTCGGAAAAGAAAATGATACTATAGGCTTCTTCATTATGAAG GCTGATATCAACAGGAAGTATCGTATGCACGATAAATTAGAGAAGGTCCATTCAGGAACCTACAGCAATGCCAGAAATCAGTTCTCCCGCCTAACCTTAAAACAAGGAAGATACTGCATAATACCCTCTACATTTGAACCCAACTGTCCAGGAAGATTCCTGTTAAGAGTGTATGCTGACAAAAATCCAGATCTAAA AGAGCTTTATTTGGATGAACCTCCACCACCTAGTTCTGGGTTTTTGGGAATTGGATCAAAGAAACCAAAAGTGGCAGCAACACAAATAATGATTCTCAAAGCCGAGGGTTTAGAAGTCCAGGATAAAGATGGGT TTTCCGATCCCTATTGCGTTGTCTTCTGTGAGAAGAAAAAAGTCACAACTCCGGTAATAAGGAACAATATCAACCCCGAGTTCAATGAGCGCATTACGGTCTACCACAGGAAGCCCGATGAGGACATCACTGTTGAG ATCTGGAATTTGAACATGATGAGGGATCGCTTTATGGCTATGTGTACAATCAAGATGTCAGAGAGATCTAAGTTTGATGGCCACCACGTCTTCAGATACGAGCTGTTCGGCAAGGATAAAGAGGCATCGGTCCAAAAACCGGGAACGCTTTGGCTTCGACTGCTCCACACTACCGACATGACCAAAGTATAA